From the Wolbachia endosymbiont (group B) of Protocalliphora azurea genome, one window contains:
- the coaE gene encoding dephospho-CoA kinase (Dephospho-CoA kinase (CoaE) performs the final step in coenzyme A biosynthesis.) → MIIGLTGGIAVGKSFVANCFKEFGAALFDADSVVHQLYKVDKNIISYAEEKFPGVVVNGKIDRTVLSKYFLAHDENWKQFQSLVHSAVQNELEFFIAHEKENNRKLLVLDIPLLLETRFHLYCDFIVFIHADSVVQAQRISERNMDKKKLDLMSSIQLPIEEKKQMSDFIIDTSANVLSQVKDIINSLDLNT, encoded by the coding sequence ATGATAATAGGTCTAACAGGTGGAATTGCAGTCGGAAAGAGCTTTGTAGCCAATTGCTTTAAAGAATTTGGTGCCGCTTTGTTTGATGCTGACTCTGTCGTACACCAGCTTTATAAAGTGGACAAAAACATAATAAGTTATGCAGAAGAAAAATTTCCTGGGGTAGTAGTAAATGGAAAAATTGATAGAACAGTATTGTCTAAATATTTTTTAGCACATGATGAAAATTGGAAGCAATTCCAGTCTTTAGTACATTCCGCTGTGCAAAATGAATTAGAATTTTTTATTGCTCATGAGAAAGAAAACAACAGAAAACTTCTAGTTCTAGACATTCCACTCCTGCTGGAAACGAGATTCCATTTGTATTGCGATTTTATTGTTTTTATCCATGCAGATAGCGTTGTGCAAGCTCAAAGGATTAGTGAGCGTAATATGGATAAAAAAAAGCTGGATCTAATGTCTAGTATTCAGCTCCCTATTGAAGAAAAAAAGCAAATGAGCGACTTTATCATCGATACCAGCGCAAATGTTCTTTCTCAAGTGAAAGATATAATAAACTCGTTAGACCTCAACACGTGA
- a CDS encoding ribonuclease D — translation MLISTTSELENACEELMAKDPKFIAVDTEFIRNNLTYYPRLSLIQISYGEKSFIVDVLVPGIDLSLIKKIMLNREITKVFHSCRQDIESLLTVLKCVPTPIFDTQVAAMFCHYYHDFIGYSKVVEQYQGVALDKIKAKNSDWLKRPLSEDQLDYAVNDVIHLYDLHQILCNKLEENNRIGWFQEEMESIVDVNKYLHNPKDAWKRIKFNYEANPRLMLTVKAVSEWQETLAQRYNINRNKVVNNAVITGLIEKNVEHIDDILDDLKRNTKNIKEEDLLEFIDIFNENEKEFVQQNYTLSDNYDKSVFDILSIILESKCKENNISRKLVSSKDELAGSISGKIDKLFKGWRYDFFGRSVESFLNAGSRFEILMVKSADSTAKIRSNLVENNRITC, via the coding sequence ATGCTAATTAGTACGACATCGGAGCTGGAGAATGCATGTGAAGAATTGATGGCAAAAGATCCAAAATTTATAGCAGTGGACACAGAGTTTATTAGAAACAATTTAACCTACTATCCTAGATTATCACTAATTCAAATTTCTTACGGAGAGAAGAGTTTTATTGTAGATGTGTTAGTACCGGGAATTGACTTATCGCTTATTAAGAAAATAATGCTGAATCGAGAAATAACCAAAGTTTTTCATAGTTGTCGGCAAGACATAGAATCCTTACTCACCGTGCTTAAATGTGTTCCTACTCCCATTTTTGATACCCAAGTTGCTGCTATGTTTTGTCATTATTATCACGACTTTATTGGTTATTCAAAAGTAGTAGAGCAATATCAGGGGGTAGCGCTGGATAAAATTAAAGCTAAAAATTCAGACTGGTTAAAACGGCCATTATCTGAGGATCAATTAGATTATGCAGTAAATGACGTGATACACCTATATGACCTACACCAAATATTGTGCAATAAACTTGAAGAAAATAATAGGATAGGCTGGTTTCAAGAAGAGATGGAATCAATAGTTGATGTTAATAAGTATTTGCATAATCCAAAAGATGCATGGAAGAGGATTAAATTTAATTATGAAGCAAATCCAAGGTTGATGTTAACTGTTAAAGCAGTTAGTGAGTGGCAAGAGACCTTAGCACAGCGTTACAATATAAATCGTAATAAGGTAGTCAATAATGCCGTAATAACTGGTTTAATTGAAAAAAACGTGGAACATATTGATGACATTTTAGATGACCTTAAGAGAAACACAAAAAATATAAAAGAGGAAGATTTATTAGAATTTATAGATATTTTCAATGAGAATGAGAAGGAATTTGTGCAGCAAAATTATACTCTGTCGGATAATTATGATAAATCTGTCTTTGATATACTCTCGATTATTTTAGAGAGCAAATGTAAGGAAAATAACATATCGAGAAAGTTAGTTTCGTCAAAAGATGAGTTAGCTGGATCAATATCTGGGAAGATAGATAAATTGTTCAAGGGATGGAGATATGATTTTTTCGGCAGATCAGTAGAATCGTTTTTGAATGCAGGCTCAAGGTTTGAAATTTTAATGGTAAAATCTGCTGATAGTACAGCTAAAATTCGGAGTAATCTTGTGGAGAATAACCGTATCACGTGTTGA
- a CDS encoding NAD(P)H-dependent flavin oxidoreductase: MKNKIKKIAISGKEVWPIIEGGKGIAVSDGRSSGAFAAADAVGTFSGANAKLIDDNGELVPLIYRGKTRNEKHEELIKYSIEAGVSQAKIANEISKGRGRIHMNVLWEMGAAEQVLHGILEKAKGLVHGITCGAGMPYRLGEIAAKYQVYYYPIISSARAFKALWKRAYQKISSFLLGGVVYEDPWLAGGHNGLSNSEDPELPQAPFERVAELRSFMNEVGLSETPIVMAGGVWNLKDWEHWFDNLQIGPIAFQFGTRPLLTKESPISTEWKKKLLTLEEGDVFLNKFSPTGFYSSAVRNSFIYELQERNSRQMKFSENVSGEFNNEFAMGSRGRKIYLTAKDKELANAWIKAGYTEVMKTPDTTVIFVTPGKFAEIRQDQINCMGCLSHCLFSNWKDHGDHSTGRKPDPRSFCIQKTLQNIVHDGNVENELMFSGHNVYKFKQDPFYKNGCIPTVKELVDRILVGL, from the coding sequence TTGAAAAATAAGATAAAAAAGATAGCAATTTCAGGGAAGGAAGTATGGCCAATCATCGAGGGCGGCAAAGGCATTGCAGTCAGTGATGGAAGGTCAAGTGGAGCATTTGCTGCAGCAGATGCTGTTGGTACGTTTTCTGGTGCAAATGCTAAACTTATTGATGACAATGGTGAGTTGGTGCCGCTGATTTATAGAGGTAAAACAAGAAATGAAAAGCATGAGGAATTAATTAAGTATAGTATTGAGGCTGGAGTTAGTCAAGCAAAAATAGCGAATGAAATATCAAAGGGCCGTGGAAGAATACATATGAATGTGCTTTGGGAAATGGGAGCAGCAGAACAAGTCCTTCATGGCATATTAGAAAAAGCAAAAGGTTTAGTTCATGGCATCACTTGCGGTGCTGGTATGCCTTACAGGCTTGGAGAAATTGCAGCTAAATATCAAGTTTATTACTACCCTATTATCTCATCGGCGCGCGCTTTTAAAGCGTTGTGGAAACGTGCTTACCAAAAAATATCTTCTTTTTTACTTGGTGGAGTAGTATATGAGGATCCGTGGCTTGCTGGTGGTCACAATGGACTCAGTAATAGTGAAGACCCAGAATTACCGCAGGCTCCATTTGAAAGAGTTGCAGAGCTTAGATCTTTCATGAATGAGGTCGGTCTTTCTGAAACGCCAATTGTTATGGCGGGGGGAGTGTGGAATTTGAAGGATTGGGAACATTGGTTTGACAATTTACAAATCGGACCAATAGCTTTTCAGTTTGGCACTCGTCCACTTTTAACAAAAGAAAGTCCGATTTCTACAGAATGGAAAAAGAAGTTACTTACTTTAGAAGAAGGTGATGTATTTTTAAACAAATTTAGTCCAACAGGATTTTACTCATCTGCAGTAAGAAATAGCTTCATATATGAGCTACAGGAACGAAATTCACGTCAAATGAAATTTTCAGAAAATGTGAGTGGAGAGTTTAATAATGAATTTGCAATGGGTAGCAGAGGTAGAAAGATTTACCTCACTGCAAAAGACAAAGAGCTAGCAAATGCATGGATTAAAGCAGGGTATACAGAGGTAATGAAAACTCCAGATACAACTGTTATTTTTGTGACGCCAGGCAAATTTGCGGAAATAAGACAAGATCAAATTAATTGCATGGGATGTTTGAGCCATTGTCTGTTTAGCAATTGGAAAGATCATGGTGACCATTCAACAGGGCGAAAGCCAGATCCACGGAGTTTCTGTATACAAAAGACACTGCAAAACATTGTACATGACGGCAATGTTGAAAATGAACTCATGTTTTCTGGGCACAATGTGTACAAATTTAAGCAAGACCCATTTTATAAAAATGGTTGCATACCGACAGTAAAAGAATTGGTAGATAGAATATTGGTTGGTTTATGA